The Rosa rugosa chromosome 3, drRosRugo1.1, whole genome shotgun sequence sequence tagcttgcgtgtcatcatccttatgcttttgataagcaacacgttgctcatcggttgcatcttgagccaatggagtgtgaggaggtgcattttgtaagacataagcgatcttatcgaatgtcaatacaattttcaaattgcggagccagtcattgaagtttgggccctcaagacgattttcattgagaattttggtgataggatgtcctgacatattgcagtctacataacataaaataaaagaagtgagattgattttaaaaccaagtgactcgggtcttaagaatcaaatggcaccctctcactattttaacaaattccaaatccctcaaggaattcgagagtataaattaaaactcttagtgagtatggaagactcattttcattaagccaaccgcatcataatagaactataggtcaacttaatttccatgagaggatactcttatccaatcacatcaaatgtgaatatccataactttggcctctaaagtaattaagtctcaccataataggatattgataaattactctagttaagctatacccaacatctcatgtaagtatagagatcaaaaattaaatctcatcataatagaatattgaccaagatttgtccctaccttacaacatcaaatgttgaataacctctctttaatgctcctagcaagaaatacctccgttcggaatgatattcacatgcaagaacatctactaggagattacaatgttggaaggccacaaagaagcattcataatgacttcttcgtttttcaacttaatatcactttgagggaattttaaggtctcatctttaataatctcattaataacaatcacattgcatttgctttgatcctattgcaatcacacattcattatacttgatctataataaaatactcccactaattgttttcagaaaacaatttgatttcatcaaaaacatttttcaaatggaatcatgggaaatataaaattacttgatcaagtgcaatgaacatgcaattataataggtcacataggatgattatggacttattgtttgatccaacatgagccaatatgttggatcaaggtcatgtttgggtggttgattttaattacgcgtaacgattacgaaaattaaataactaagctaagctattacactttgcacttgaacttatttcaaggcttgatgacttcaaacttcttctttggatcatcatcatgtgcctccatcttcgattacaagagtggataaggggcatacaagctcccatttaaatttaatcaaacttgaataaattaaataagctacttagttacacaaccaaatgaattaatcaaattaattacataacccaaatgaattaactactttaattacataaccacattcattcaaaatgaatagtcggccaatctcatgctcaattatattaggccatagtccataatcatcctttaattaaccaagattaataaggttaattaaacaagcatatttAACTCAATTAAAATaagttaaccactaaattactttaatttaagcaagtaaattagttgagtgatttatgaggtgatgtcttacatcatgcatcattaacttttggtgagtaatttaggggataatgttttacatcatgcatcaccaacttttggtgagtgatttagagataatgttttacatcatgtatcacaaacttttggtgagtgattttagagataatgttttacatcatgcatcaccaacttttggtgagtgatttagagataatgttttacatcatgcatcaccaacttttggagagttatttagagaaactaataataaagatgactaactctaccaactatttggtgagagaaacatggaaatgattttatgtcatcattaactattaggtaaataacaattcatgaatttatggatcaaaagtgagaGCAAACACCATGgaaaaattagctagttcacAACTAGTTTAGACATATTCCaaaaagctggaaataaaattccagctttatgttcttccattgaacacttgtttacttcatctttgaagccaaaacatGCATCCCCTAAAGCATATATCatctaacatgtttctaagattaacattttaattaagaaacatatagaaccccttaatacatatctcatatgcattaaagtttcataaaacttaaaccacttcttacatgtaatttctagaaacctttttcttgctatcataaaatctaccttacatcacatgcttcataacttttatgataaagcaaattttatgatctaaattacatattactctaagcttaagaaaatcacatcaacaaacatacttagccatgtttataacataacaaaattaagccaatggctctgataccaattgaaggaatggatggatttcaaaactttttaattagtgcggaataagtttaacaattaaactactaactaaacataaaatccattcctttaacccatgatcttggcttattgtgatatgtatataaacaaagcatgcatagtaaggaagaacaaagagggagtttatgttctactcacccttggagcgtgattttaatccgatccaagtgaaccaccaaagtttctctccttgatctctccttgtgtgtgtttcctccaccttgaagcaccttgaattaagaactccttcttatactccttcttgtgcttgtaatctcctccttgatgtaacaagtaaagccacaaaaatatatggcctctaaggatcttcaccaagtgaatcaagagatgaagaaagatgaaagaaaagaagaaattatgcaagtgttcttctttcctttaatttctgaaaaatggaccaagagagaactctctttctctctctctaatctgaaaataatagtgtggagacactcacttttctttgtccatgctttcccttttatataataggaaataactccaattactaaaagaaaaatattgactttcataaagccaatattttggctggtccatacatgttattgggcactaaaaatgtgtcttgggctttcatttaaatctcatttagtgaagcccaagtccacaccaaaaaacccgacaatcgtttaggcccaataggttcggttttacccgaaaatcttaattatgttcaaataataaatctaattaattatttgctcataaccaactcttgtttaatcttcttcatatacaatctcaatgatccacttatatggtgtgcgatctcttaggttctaattaacaaggcagtgaagtttatagaaaccattctattttgtttacgaatcaaaaactccatttttgattctcccttgttattaggataataaatgtttattaatcctcggggacttcacaagtcatgagtgacgtcttgcaacatatcatgactaccctagttaatgtagaatgacaaagaacctattcaattggaattacaatacaatacggtccttctcttacactatgttctaaatcacatcatcggggtatggaattgatatgtcaatcccctaatgtgattttcattcttatgtgattcttagaatgtgattaaaaactcctttttaaatctcattcaatgctttggccaaagactcattgaatcacatctttgaacatacaccttatttacttaaggatagagattccttgttgtacactcacatgtctccatgaccgaattgattataccaatgaatgcatctattatatccattaagggacacaatgttattgcatcatcaagagataatccattcactcataagacaactatggtgtctcaggtcaaaggactaatttgtattattgcaatttagagttcaagtttgacatgtaagtaagactccatacaagaactctaatgatcgcgttcagtatactctttaagttaagagcacccacatacttgtattagtgtctctacacaaatgacaagagacatatcatcctccatattgagaatacatagtatgtgctagtctttccggattatcaatgtccaagtgataatcctatgactaggaaccttttaggataagagtgtgaaagagtaaatgtctcacacatctaactctttagattactttctctttaactcatattccttggaccttgttcaatcaaatattaagtataagcaatgaacaataaacttgcccttttgaataataataattacatcaaaatgattgttttaggacacaattccttcaatacAACCTGAGACAAGGTCCAACGCCCCAATACCATTGTTTACTTCAAATAGAAGGCAgaatgaagaaaaggaaaagaggcAAATTCTGTTCATAGCAGATGCATTCATTATTTATCTTCAACTGAAGGAAAAGAATAAACTGAATAACTTGACATGTACAACCAACATGGACAATCCTCTGGCAAAGAGACTGATGCATTCTTTTGAACTGGCTCTGTATAAGTTCGAAAGGGGATGCAACACACCTCTAAACTCAGGgaattagaaaaaagaaaaaaaaagaacaatctTGTCAAAAAATTATCCATAAGTTAATCAGCAGTAGCAGTACAAGCATCGTCGCCCACAATCTCGATGACTTTAAACCAATTGATCCACTGCAGACAAGCTTGTTGTTATGATATGTACATACCGGTTGCTTCCTGCATATAAACACATGCATATTCAGAGGAAAACAAATGTTAATGATTGCACAACAAGCAAAAGGCAAACACAGAATGCTTTAGCATTGCTCTTGTTGATCATTGCTCTAGATTTTGTCTAAGAACATAGCACTTCGTATGTATGTACTATCAAGAATCAAAATTTGATGTTCACTTTCGTGAGCTTTAGTATTTAAAAGTAGGTAATGGCAAACCTGGATGAGCAGAATGCGATGATATAATCAGTGCCTGAGCAAGTGAAAATACTGGATGGATCATCATACGCGTAACTATATGCAGTAGGGCATGCTTCTTTGAACTTCTTGGAATAATATGTGGGTTTACATACAGCAGCGTTTCCATATACCCCTCTGCAACAATACTCATCAGTGTTGTACACATCGCAGGCGCTGCGGCAGCCAACAGTCTTCCCATTTGATTTCAGAGCCAACTCATTCGGGCAAGTAGTCCTCAGGTCCCCATCACAACCAGAAGCACTGCAATTTCCCGAACCATTAACAGGTGTGACAGTTAATGGCAAGTTAAACCCATCAACAAGACTAACATCATAAAAATCTGGCTGCGCAAGTGTAAATTCAGCAAGTGATGCTGGGGTGTTTCCTGAGCCTCCACACTTGAGGCTGGTGCCACATGCCCCAGTCTGGCATGTTCCATTGCCATTTTTGTCAAAGTTGCAGCCGGTACGACCCCATATCCGGCCAGACCAGCTAACCGGAGCTGTGAATACAACGGACTGGCCTGATTTTAGTGGAAAGCCACCACCGTTGAAGTTCTCCCCAGGAAATACTGCAGGCCAGATTGTCTCTTTGCAATTGTTTATAATGGTGAAAATTCTAGCAGACTCGGACAACTTGGGTCCTGGAGACAAAAATTCAAGAAACTCAATTCCTCCCAAACTTAATAAAGAGGATGGTGCACCAATTAACTATAAATTTAGAAGGGTTCTACATCTACTCCCTTACTACTTTTGATCATATGACATTGTTGTACTAGTAGGATTGCAACATGTTTACATAAAGAACTTATATGTAAAGGAGTATGTTCCTTATCAAATTCCTATATCAATGCGATTGTAAAAGAAAGATTAAACCACAAAGATTGTTATGATCAAGAAATACCTGATGAAACAATGATCATAGAAACCAATAAAACCGGTAACCAGAACACTTTGAATTCTGTTGCCATATCACTACTTGCTCTGTCCCTTTCTTTCTATTTCACTATAAGGGAGCTACTATGGTATTTGAATATGAATGGCGCTTAGGAACTTACAACAGCCACATATAAAGAAACAGGGTAAAGAAGAATACGTGTGGACAAAGCACTACTATTCAAGCCGAAGTTTTGGGCAATCCTTAGCTATATGATTCCTTTCCTAATCCATTTCTGCAAGTTTATTAAGGTTCTCTTCCTCGTTCATACTTTTACTTTCCAAAAATCAAACACCAATCAGAAATGCACATGTACCTACATAAACAAATCCCCATCTCCAGAAACTATTCACTCCTTTACTTCAAAAGAGAGCCACCATTTTTAACCAATATAAGTTCCACGTTCAGAAGCCAGAGAATTCACTCAATTCAGATTCCTAATGCAAAATTTGGGAAGATTTTACAACTgttgtttgtttgattgatttaaaaGTCATTTCTTTCGGTTTTCatgctttctttcttggtgAATGATTCTTTTCCTAAATTTTCCCAGAAAGCAAAGGAAAAAGTACAATAGAAATGAGAGAAACCCAACACTTGAATTGGGGTTGAAATGTTGGCTTAAGTTAAATGTGAGGCCGGTGCGGCTGAAACATCTCGCCGCCTACGGTAAACTAGGTCATCAGCAACAACCCGCTAAGTAGGTTGAGGCAAATGACGACTGCCGTCGGCGAGACTGAGATGGGTTTACAGCAAAAATGCTAGCGGCAAGTTTTTAAGTGAAACGAGACCATGAGATAGAATGATAGATGCACCGTAAAGTTGTAAACAAATACGGAGTTTAACTGTTTAACGTGTGGGTAGACTGCAACAAGGGAGGAGTCAAATCCCACCAAACAATACGAAGTCTGCAACATTATTACTTTCTTAAAAAATGTGAGATGAGCGAAATTGCACCATCAAAATATGGAGCAAACAATTCCTCCACTGACCACTCAACCCGTTTAATTACCAAGGAACCAAACGGGAAAAGCGAATAAATCAAGGATGAGAAGAATCTGCCTCTAACCATTCCCGAACCCAAGCTAACTCAATAGCTCTAATAGTCATCATCTGCGCCGTAATGGAACTAAACTAAGAATgtcaaaatttgaagaaaaaacaCCAAGAAAGTTTCCTCTATAATCATGAAAAATAGCTCTATAACCACCAACACTAGAGTCACTAGAGTAAGTGACCTCCCCCAGCCTTCGCGGAAACTGGACTTCCATGGATTGCGTGGGTAATAAAATTGTCTCAATTCTATGATAAGAAACGATTACAATGACCACTTCGAAGCATAATAGAGATAATTCTTTCAACAAAATAACAACACGGGTTGTGGATGTCCGTATCAAAACTAGATTATATTTGCAAATAATGTTTAATGAAAAAATAACCAGAGGAATTATTTCGCTAATATTCTCAAGAAGTCGGCTTtttctctctgctagggtttctctctGGCTGAGAAACTGATCGAGAACAGCTTCGTGATGGCGGCGGGAAAAGCGGCGTCGACGCTTGCCCTGGCGGAGGAGGCCGTGGTGAGCCTGATTGGGGGCTGAGAAGCACTCCAAGATCCCTACTTTTATCTCTGTGGCCGGCTGCTAGCTCCAAAACGTCCCGTGGCCGTCCCATCGTTTGCGGCGGCGCTTTCAGGAGTGTGGCGGCTCAAGGAAAGGGTTTTGATTCGTGAAGAGAAGGCAGGGGTCTTCGTATTTCAATTTAAGTCACTGGAGGAGAAGGACCACGTTCTTCACGGTGGTCCTCGGTTCTTCAGCGGTTCTATGCTTGTCTTGGCTGACTACGACGGCATTGGATCGGTGGAGGCAGTCTCCCTTCAATCCTTGGAACTTTGGATAACCGTGACGGGGCTTCGGGTTGCTATGCGCAATGAGCGAGCTTTAACTCTAATCGGGAATGATCTGGGGGCCTTGGTGAAGGTAGATGCGGCGGCGTTGAAGCGGAAGGATCCCGTCCAACGGATCTGGGTTGTCCATGATGTGCGTCGGAGGATTTGGGCACGACGTACGTACTGTTTCTCACCGGAGGTTTCTGTTCTGCTGGAATTCAGGTATGAGAAATGTCATGGCATATGCCCGGCTTGTGGGTTGTTTGGTCATGGTGGTGGTGCCTGTGACAAGGGGCTGTTGCCGATGCCTGTGGCGGTGTCGCTGGTGCCGGAGACGCTACAACCGGACCCGGCCTTGGGTTCCCTGGCCTCAGAGAAACCAGCAGAGGCGGTGGTGATGGTTGGGCCGGAGAGGGCAGATAGACCGGAGGCGGAACTAGCGGCTGCTGCAAGTTTGGAGGCCCCAGTGTTTTCGGCGGGAAACCCTAACTTCAAATTAGGGTTGACCTCGAGGCCAGAGTTGACTGCGCAAAGTGGTGGGCTGGGTACGGTTGTTGGGCTCCAACCTGGGGATGGGCTCGTTGACCATGGGCTTGTTTTGCCTTTGGATGGGAATCTTGGTGGGTCAACTGCACTTGGGGGGACAGAGGCTATCTACCCAAAAACTTTGGGGATACGCAAATGGTGCCAAGGTGAATGGAGTATGGAGAAGCGACATAAGCCAATCTTGGCGGAGATCCCTCATGAATTTCATCTTGGTGAACTTGTGGAGGTCCCGATTAATGTTGGGAAGACTCCGAAGAAAAAGGGTCGACCAAAGGGTCGTCGGAATAAGCCAAAGTCTCATGATGGAGAGCTGGAGAGCAAAAAgaccaacctgatgccgaggttgttggatgCTGAGGAGCCTGAGACAGGGACCAACTTCGACCCCCAGGGGAAGGAGAAGGTACTTGCTTAAGGTACAAAATTTCATGACATTCTgaacttcaagccttctcaagtGGGAGTGACCTCTATATactttctaagatgtttctagttgatatgtgtaccacaattgagtgctggcagattagactagatgaatgattttgcctTAGGAAGTGAGATTATTCTTGCTTAGTTTGTTGGCTTGCTGTTTCAGCGAGCGAccatttagactttaatgagtttaggtgTGACTTAGATAGGATATCCGGTTTGTTCCGGctcttcttatgtaagttctgttagactctggcctgttttcatggctttgatatctaattaaatcaaatcctttcaaaaaaaaataaccagAGACTAGGGTACcatatagaaaaccaaaaatgaaTCGGAGTGCAAATCTAATGGCGAAAATGATGACGGATTCAATGACAACCTGGATCTCATATACGTATCTAGTAACAACTCAAATCTTACTTGTGCATCACCACACCATGAACAACGTTATATGTATGGCTGGTTGATTTTTATTGTTGAGATGGTTATTTAATACTTTTGATGGTGCATACGTAGTGAATGTTTTTATGATGTTTGTGTGGCAAATATTCTCACTATTTATATGCGAGTCAAGACAATGAATTACCTAATTCCTATTTCTTTCACTGAGCCTCTCTAGCTCTCTCGGCTAGTTTCAACTCAAAACAGCATTATTACAGGACGAAACTCTTCTCCCTCTTTTAGTCGTCTTCTTCGATTTCATCCTTATTTTCGAATTAACATAGAAGATCGGTAtatcatcatattttttttagtaaattttattttgttatatCATTCATTGGAAAGAGAATCAGGCAGTTAGCTCTCAAACCAATTCTCAATTCTCATCTCTTAgtcatcttcttctctttcatCCTTATTTTCAGTAAACATAAAAGATCTGTATATCATcggtatttttatttttgttgtagCATGATTTGAAAGAGAATCATGTGTCAATGTGTCATCGAGTATTTTTCTCCAACAAATTGTGGTTCATCCTTATTTGGTTCAGTTAGATGGAATCCAATACCACATTTTCCCCTCTCTTATCGTAATAAAAATCGTttgggtttttttattttatttttatcagaAAATAGTTTGAGTTTTCAAAACTATGATTTAGCGAAAATTTTGTTTCGAATTGTTCATATTTTTTTACTTAACTCTTATGTCCCCCAATAAGTTATAATTGAATTGTTCATATTCaaactagggctgggctcgggtcgggcctgAAAATTAGTAAGACCGAAACCGAGCTCGAAACTGTCGGTTCGGGTCGGATCGGGCTTTttccaaaatgaaaactgaCAGAAACCGAACTCGGGCTTTTCAGTTTGGtctttcgggcttttcgggcccaataTGCAGTTCAACTGGCTGTTACCATTTTTGAAGAACAGGAAACAACAACCCTCCAAGCAGCTCGTCTGCTACGAAACCTTGCCATGAACTTTCTGCTAATTATATCTTTTTGTCAGAACCAATCAATATGAACATGAGAATCCCAAATAAACAAATCCAAACTATGAAATAGCAGGAAACCCATATCAAAGTTTGAGCaaacaaatcaaaacccaacACGCAAATCATcaaacccagaaagaaagaTGCAACCTTTAAGCTTGAGATTGGATCAAAGACTCTGTGCTTACCTAAAGTTGAGGCCTTTATGGGTTTGTAAAGTACAGGTCAACAATCAAACATTGCCAtgaatccgatccaagtgaataAGAAACATTGCCTGATTTCCCAGAATGAAAACCAACAGTCAATAGTCAACTTCTGGAGCTTCGCGTCCAATGGCTCACTGGGGTACGATTTCGGAGACGGGGAATGGCTTGATTCTTGGGGAGTTGGAGGAGCTAGTAATgggcgaagagagagagagagagagaaggggctGAGATGGTTTCGACACTTTCGAGAGAGAGGGAGGTTGAGATCAGGTTAGTctcgagagagagggaggctgagatcgggcttttcgggccttCAGTCTCTTAATATTTGAAGCCTGAGACCGAACCGACGAAAAAGGAATCGGGTCGCTCTTTGCACCGAACATAAAATTTACAtatcaaaaccgaaccgaatcgggcttttttgctcggttcgggtcgggtcctcgGTCCCACGGGTCCTGACGCCCAGCCCTAATTCAAACCATAAAGGGTTGGATTCAATTATAACTTATTTTTTCTTAAATATGGAAACAACAACtgagtttgaaatgaaaaatGCAATACATAAAAAACTAGGCTTTTTTGT is a genomic window containing:
- the LOC133739656 gene encoding pathogenesis-related thaumatin-like protein 3.5, whose amino-acid sequence is MATEFKVFWLPVLLVSMIIVSSGPKLSESARIFTIINNCKETIWPAVFPGENFNGGGFPLKSGQSVVFTAPVSWSGRIWGRTGCNFDKNGNGTCQTGACGTSLKCGGSGNTPASLAEFTLAQPDFYDVSLVDGFNLPLTVTPVNGSGNCSASGCDGDLRTTCPNELALKSNGKTVGCRSACDVYNTDEYCCRGVYGNAAVCKPTYYSKKFKEACPTAYSYAYDDPSSIFTCSGTDYIIAFCSSRKQPVCTYHNNKLVCSGSIGLKSSRLWATMLVLLLLINLWIIF